CGCCCTTGACGAGTGCCTCACGGTCGATCGCCATCGAGATCGCACGGCGCACCTCGGGTTCGGCGAGCGGGCCAGCCGTGGTGTTCATCATCATCGTGTCGCGGGTCTGGCTCGCGCAGTCGAGAACCTCGACACCGGGCGCCTTCGCGAGCGCCGTGTACTGGTCGTACTCGAAGGAACCGGCGACCTGCGCCTCCCCCGCCTCGATCAGCTGACTGCGCGTCGCGGTGTTCGGCGCCGCCTTGACGACGAGGCGCTTGACGGCACCGCGCTCGCCTTCCCAGTCAGGGTCGGCCGTCAGCGTGAGCGACGTTCCCGGCGTGAACTCCTCGAGCTCCCAGCCCGAGTAGTCGGCCAGGTTCTTCGACAGCCACTCGTTCGCCGACGGGTCGGCGTCGGTGGCGTGCTTCTTCGCCTCGGTGCTGTCGTGGATGAAGAAGAGATTGTTCTGCAGCGACTGGAGCGTGAAGGACGTGGCCGCCGTGGTGTTCAGCTGGATCGTGCTCTCGTCGATGATCGTGGTGAGGTTGTCGACGTCGAAGCCGCTGCTCTTGAGCGTGCCCTTCATGACAGGCTGGCGGATCATGCCGATCGCGAGGCTCCACGCCACGTCCTCGGACGAGAGGGTGTTGCCCCACTGGCTCGTGAGCTTCTTCAGCTTCACGATGACGCCGGTGCCGTCCTCGTTGATCTCGGCGCTCTCCGCGAGGCGACCCGTGACCTCCGTCGACGGGTCGGCGCAGATCTCCTCATCGGTGCCGCTGCGGTCGTAGGAGAGCAGCTGCGAGCCGAGCCCGGTGAGCACAACGTGCGAGGCACTGCCGCCCCATGGCGAAGGAGTGAGGCTGTCGGGAAGCGCACCCACGGCCACGACAACATTGTCGAAGGTCTTCGCGGGGGCACTGCTGTCGGGTGTCGCTGCGCCGCCGCCGGCGCAGCCGGCGAGGGTGACGGCCGCGACGGTGAGGACACCAAGGCCCCACAGGCGTGATCGGTTCATTTCGGGTTCCGTTCTGGTACTCAGGATGGGTGACTACAGGGGAACAGCGATGGTGAGCGGTGCCCGCCGCTAGTAGCGGTAGGCCTGCTTGTGGCCCGCTCGGATGATCGGCTCGACCTCACGCACATTCGTGATGACGTTGCCGTGGGTGGGTGCGACGAATCGCACGTCCAGTTCGTCGACGAGTCCGAGCACGCGGTCGTAGACCCGGTCGGCGTCGTTGTTGAAGCGCGCCCAGTACAGGGCGCTCCCCGTGAAGAACGCGGCGTTCTCCACGGCGATCGGCTCACGCAGCTCGTCGGTGGTGAGCGCGCATTCGCCAGGCAGGTGCAGAGGGTCCTCGTCATCGAGCTCGGGACGGTGCATGTAGCAGAATCCGTCTGCGGTGAAGAGCACCTTGCCGTCGGTGGCGAAGGCCCACTGCGTGTTCGGCAGGTCGCGGATCATCGCCTCGACGATGAGCAGCTCCTGCCCTCCGCCGAGATCGATCCGGTCGCCCGGCAGACGCGGGTTCAGGTTGTCGACGATCTGCGGGTAGAAGAGGTGGTAGTCGTGCATGTCGCCGACGACCTTGACGTTCGGGTACTTCTCGACGAGCCGCGGGAGGTTGCCGGTGTGGGGCAGCTCGGGGTGCGTCGGGAAGACGTAGGTCAGCGGCTCATCACCGAGGATGTCGTCGAGCTTGGCGGAGATGGTGGGCCAGCTCGACGGGTTGCCGGTGTCGATGATCACGGATGCCTCGGTGCCGCGCACCACGTAGGCCGAGTTGTGACCGTGGATCACCCGGTCGGAGAGGTGGAAGGGCAGGCAGGCGCCCATCCAGAACACGCCCGGTGAGATCTCACGAGGAAACTCATCGGCCATCGTCTCGACAATGTTGGACATGGATGCTCCTATGCGGCGTCGTCGGCCAGTGCGGCCAACATGAGGTCGAGGTGGCGGCGGACAGCGTCGCGCCCGCGGATGACGGATCCACGAGAGGGCGCGATGGCCTCGGGCTCGTAGCCCTCGAAGGTGCTGGCCAGCCAGTCCCGCAGCGGGTACTTCGTCGCCCGCGGCAGCCACTCGTACTTGGCGAAGAGGTGCGCGGCGACCTGCTCGACGGTCGTGTCGTCTTCGACGGTGTCGTCGATGAAGCGGTAGCTCTCGGGGGTCGCCAGCACGCCGTGCGTGAAGGTGTCCGAGGTGAACAGGGTGCCCGTACGGGCATCCCATCCCCAGAACGTGGGCAGCAGTCGCAGCAGCGGCGACTGCACGTCGAGGATGCGGCCCGGCGCGACCTCGATGCTCATCGCACGCTCCAGTGCGTCGCCTTCGACCGTGCGAGTGCCGTCGATCTGCTGCCGGCGCCCGCGAAGGGCGATCCGGCTGACGTCGTCGAAGGCGTCGAACGGGTTGATGACGCCGCCGGTGAACAGGCGCAGGATGTCGAAGCGACGTGCGATGGGCTCGAGGTTACACGCAGTCCATCTCGGGACGGGTGAAGAACATCGAGACGCCACCACCCTCGCCGATGAGGGTGGCCAGGTCGTCGAGGACGGTCGTGCCGTGCACAGCCATGCCGGAGTCGATCAGGAGGTGCGCGTCGCCCTCGCTGAGGAGGTAGCAGTTGGACGCCTGGTATCCGGTCGATCCGCGCGGCACCCAGCTCACATTGTCGCTGAGCTCGTAGGCCCCGCCGAGGACGGTCAGGCCACCGTCATGAACTTTATTGAACATGTCTTCAATCTATTGAAGGGACAGGAATCTGTCAATGATGAATATGGGTCAGGAGGCCACGGCCACCACGGGCGCGGGCGCTGCCTCACGCATCCGCCGCGACGGGGCCGCAATCGCCCGCGTGCGCGGGTCGAGCAGAGTGATGAGTGCGTCGAGGATCACATATCCGAGCAGACTGGTCGCGCCCATCACGAGCACGAAGCCCTGGATGACCGGGACATCCCCCTTGAGCACGCCGTCGAGCGACCATCCGCCGACCCCGGGCCACGAGAACACGCTCTCGACGATCGCCGCGCCACTGAGCGCTGCCGCGAACAGGAGCACCATGTACGTCATCAACGCGCCGCGCACATCCGTGAGCGCGTACCGGAACACCTGCGAGGGACGCAGGCCGCACGCCTTCGCGAACTCGATCTGCGGCGAGTTGAGGATCTGCAGGAGGCCCGTGCGCACCGTCTTGCCGAAGGGCGCGGCGAAGAACAGACCGAGCGTCAGGATCAGGAGGCCGGCGCGGTTGAAGATCGAGCCGAGGGTGCCCCACTGTCCCGCGAGGACCGCATCGACAGGCAGCCACCCGGTCACCTTCGGTGGGGTGATGTCCGTCGCGGAGAGCATTCCCAGCGGAGCCGGAGCGATCTGCAGCTGCTGATAGAAGATGAACAGCAGCAGCAGCGCGAGCACGAACTCGGGCATCGCCATCAGGATCGAGACGACGACCGTGAACGAGCGGTCAGCGAAGCGTCCTGCGCGGTAAGCAGCCATGGCACCCAGGCCCAGACCGATCACGAGCGCGAGCAGGAGCCCGGGAACCAGGTAGACGAGCGTGTTGGGCAGTCGGGTCCACAGCTCCTCGCTCACCGAGCTGCCGGTGAAGAACGAGGTGCCGAGGTCGCCGCGCAGTGTGCGGAAGAGGTAGTCGAAGTAGCGCTCGACGAAGGGCTTGTCGAGTCCGAGCTCCGCATTGATGCGAGCCACATCGGCGGGGGTCGCGTACTCGCCGAGCAGTGCGACCGCGGGATCACCGGGCAGCAGCGACACGAGCGCGAAGCTCAGCGTCACCAGCCCCCACAGCAGCAGGACGGCGATCAGGAGGCGGGACAGGATGTAGCGGATCATGATGCTCCTGAGACGGAGTCGAGCGCGTCCGGGTCGGCCGCGCGGCCCTGATACGGAATGGGCGGCATCGCCGCGCCCATGAGATTGCGGGTGTACTCCTCGCGCGGCGCGTCGAGCACCTCGAGCGCGGGACCGCCTTCGACGAAGCGTCCCTGGTGCATGACGACGACGTCGGAGCAGAAGTGACGCACTGTCTCGATGTCGTGCGAGATGAACACGTAGGTCAGACCGCGCGCTTCGCGCAGACGGTTGAGCACCCGCAGGACGGAGGCGCGAATCGTCAGATCGAGCGACGCCGTCGGCTCGTCGAGCACGATGATCGACGGATCCGTCACCAGCGCGCGTGCGATGCCGACGCGCTGCTGCTGCCCACCGCTGAGGTTGGCCGGACGGCGGTCGAGGAACTCCGGAGGCAGTCCGACCTCGGCGAGCGTCGCGATCACGCGCTCCCGGCGCGCGGCGCGATTGCCGTAGTCGCCGGCCACGATGAGCGGCTCCTCGACGATCTGGCCGATCGTGAGACGCGGGTTCAGCGAGGCGAACGGCTCCTGGAACACGATCTGCCAGTGACGACGGTGACGGCGCATCTCTCTCTTGCTGAGGCGGCTGATGTCCTGACCATCGAGCACAACCGATCCGCTGTCGACGTCATAGAGGCGCAGCAGCAGACGTCCGAGGGTCGACTTGCCCGATCCTGATTCCCCGATCACGCCGAGGCAGTCACCGCGTTCGACCGAGAGCGAGACGCCGTCGACCGCAATCTTCGTGGTCCCGTGCGGACCGGGGAACGTCTTGACGACGTCCGTGAGTTCGATGAGCGCCATCTCAGCTCCTCCTGCCGGCGAAGGCGCCGAGCGCGCCCACGGTCGTGATGGTCGAGGTCCCGCCCGGCGGCGCCTCCTCGGGGCGGACCACCGAATCCAGCAGTGATGCCGTGTACTCGTGCTCGGGTGTCACGAAGACCCGTGACACCGGCCCCTGCTCGACCAGACGCCCCTGATACATCACGAGCACGCGATCGCAGTACTTGGCGACGACGCCGAGGTCGTGCGTGACGATGAGCATCGACCGCCCGCTGCCGACCGTGAGACGCGTCAGCGTGTCGAGCACCTGCCGCTGCACCGTGAGGTCGAGGGCGGTCGTGGGCTCGTCCGCGATCACGAGGCGAGGGTTGAGGAAGAGCGCCATCGCGATCACGACGCGCTGCGCCATGCCTCCGCTGAGTTCGTGAGCGTAGCCGTCAAGCACGCGCTCGGCGTCCTTCACGCCGGTGGCCTCGAGCAGGTCGAGCGCCTGGCGACGCAGCTCGCTGCGCGGGAAGTCGTGCGCCTTGGCGATGTTCTCGAACTGCTTCTCGATGCGCAGCACCGGGTTCAGCGCGCTGAACGGGTTCTGCGCGACGAAGCCGATGTCCTTGCCGCGGATCTTGCGCAGTTCGCGCTCGCGCAGGTCGAGAAGCGGCTGTCCGTAGAAGTCGACCCGCCCTTCTGTCACGCGTCCCGGTGCCATCAGGAGCTTGATGATGGATCGGACCACGGTCGACTTTCCGGATCCGGATTCGCCGACGATGCCGACGACCTCGCTCTCACCCACTTCGAAGGACACCCCATGGAGCGCCCGGATCGACTGGTGCCGGCTGACGAAGTCGGTGACGAGTCCCGTCACCTCGAGCCCAGCGGTCATCGCGCCGTCTCCACTCTCTCGATGCGGTTCTCGATCGCTCCCGCGATCACGTTGAAGGAGGCGATCACGAGCAACATCGCGATGGTCGGGAAGGCTGCGGCCCACCACTCCCCGCGAATGAGCATGCTCGCGCCATCGCTGATCATCGCGCCCCAGGTGGGCGTGGGCGGGCTGACGCCGACGCCCAGGAAGTTCAGCGCGGCGATCGTGCCGAGCGCATTGGCCGCCGTCAGTGTGGCCTGCACCAGCACGACGCCGTAGGCGTTGCGGAAGATGTGATTGAACGCGACCCGGACCGGCGAGCATCCGATCGCCACAGCGGCCTCGACGTAGCGCGAGGAGCGCAGCGCGAGGGCTGACGCCCGGGTGAGACGCACGAAGCGCGGAGCCCCGACGATCGCAATGGCGAGGATCACATTCCACGCGCCGCCGCCCATGAGCTGGATGGCGACGATCGCGATCACGATGATCGGCAGGGCGGCGAAGGCGTCGACGACGCGCATGACCGCGTCGCCGACCTTACCGGCTGTGGCGAACAGCCCGATCGGAACACCGACGACGAGCGCGAGAAGTGTCGCTGCCACCGAGATCGGCACGTCGAGCTTGGCGGCTTCGATCGTGCGGGAGAAGACGTCCATGCCGTTGCCGTCCGTGCCGAACCAGTGCGTGGGGCTGGGTGGCAGGCTGATCGCGTTCGGGTCCGGACGAAGGGGGTCCACCGGATAGGGGCCGATCATCGCGAGCAGCGGAAGTCCGACGACGACCGCAACGGCGATCGTGACGGCCACGATGTTCCAGTTGCCGCGCAGGCGCAGTCGTCCGCGACGGCTCCAGCGCACCGCCCGCATGCTGGGAGAGGTGTGTGGGATACCCTGGACACTCATCTGATACCGCCGAGAGTTCGGGGGCTCAGAGCGAGCACGACGGACAGCGACTGTTCTGACATGAATGCTCCTGGTTGACTTCGTCGTCATGGCGACCCCGTGAAGGATCATCACTTTATTGAAGGCTCTCTTCATCGAGTAGTCAAGAGTGATTTCATATCATGCGCGGAATTTCAGCAATCTGTCGCAAACTCTCCCACATCCGAGTCTTCACTTCTTCACTGAAGATTGACTTTGCGCCGCCTCATCTTCATTATGGTGATGTCAACCTTGCTTCAATGAAGACAGACTGGA
The DNA window shown above is from Microbacterium keratanolyticum and carries:
- a CDS encoding ABC transporter substrate-binding protein; protein product: MNRSRLWGLGVLTVAAVTLAGCAGGGAATPDSSAPAKTFDNVVVAVGALPDSLTPSPWGGSASHVVLTGLGSQLLSYDRSGTDEEICADPSTEVTGRLAESAEINEDGTGVIVKLKKLTSQWGNTLSSEDVAWSLAIGMIRQPVMKGTLKSSGFDVDNLTTIIDESTIQLNTTAATSFTLQSLQNNLFFIHDSTEAKKHATDADPSANEWLSKNLADYSGWELEEFTPGTSLTLTADPDWEGERGAVKRLVVKAAPNTATRSQLIEAGEAQVAGSFEYDQYTALAKAPGVEVLDCASQTRDTMMMNTTAGPLAEPEVRRAISMAIDREALVKGAYAGYGTPAESIFPMVDGSEAYAFDPKAAKKMIADAGFPDGFDMVLSYSVTRPGPVAARSAVLIQSMLGEVGVKVELQNIASSTDFSTALIDGRYQAALYSEPIVIADPAFYSYAFYGTGAPSNSTGWSDPRFDEARLELAATPHDEADARQKLLEQMAGYLDEGAPIISLVETKNMLARAQGLTGAVPFTNGQIYFNELSK
- a CDS encoding MBL fold metallo-hydrolase, whose protein sequence is MSNIVETMADEFPREISPGVFWMGACLPFHLSDRVIHGHNSAYVVRGTEASVIIDTGNPSSWPTISAKLDDILGDEPLTYVFPTHPELPHTGNLPRLVEKYPNVKVVGDMHDYHLFYPQIVDNLNPRLPGDRIDLGGGQELLIVEAMIRDLPNTQWAFATDGKVLFTADGFCYMHRPELDDEDPLHLPGECALTTDELREPIAVENAAFFTGSALYWARFNNDADRVYDRVLGLVDELDVRFVAPTHGNVITNVREVEPIIRAGHKQAYRY
- a CDS encoding MBL fold metallo-hydrolase, with translation MASRCSSPVPRWTACNLEPIARRFDILRLFTGGVINPFDAFDDVSRIALRGRRQQIDGTRTVEGDALERAMSIEVAPGRILDVQSPLLRLLPTFWGWDARTGTLFTSDTFTHGVLATPESYRFIDDTVEDDTTVEQVAAHLFAKYEWLPRATKYPLRDWLASTFEGYEPEAIAPSRGSVIRGRDAVRRHLDLMLAALADDAA
- a CDS encoding ABC transporter permease, with amino-acid sequence MIRYILSRLLIAVLLLWGLVTLSFALVSLLPGDPAVALLGEYATPADVARINAELGLDKPFVERYFDYLFRTLRGDLGTSFFTGSSVSEELWTRLPNTLVYLVPGLLLALVIGLGLGAMAAYRAGRFADRSFTVVVSILMAMPEFVLALLLLFIFYQQLQIAPAPLGMLSATDITPPKVTGWLPVDAVLAGQWGTLGSIFNRAGLLILTLGLFFAAPFGKTVRTGLLQILNSPQIEFAKACGLRPSQVFRYALTDVRGALMTYMVLLFAAALSGAAIVESVFSWPGVGGWSLDGVLKGDVPVIQGFVLVMGATSLLGYVILDALITLLDPRTRAIAAPSRRMREAAPAPVVAVAS
- a CDS encoding ABC transporter ATP-binding protein — translated: MALIELTDVVKTFPGPHGTTKIAVDGVSLSVERGDCLGVIGESGSGKSTLGRLLLRLYDVDSGSVVLDGQDISRLSKREMRRHRRHWQIVFQEPFASLNPRLTIGQIVEEPLIVAGDYGNRAARRERVIATLAEVGLPPEFLDRRPANLSGGQQQRVGIARALVTDPSIIVLDEPTASLDLTIRASVLRVLNRLREARGLTYVFISHDIETVRHFCSDVVVMHQGRFVEGGPALEVLDAPREEYTRNLMGAAMPPIPYQGRAADPDALDSVSGAS
- a CDS encoding ABC transporter ATP-binding protein gives rise to the protein MTAGLEVTGLVTDFVSRHQSIRALHGVSFEVGESEVVGIVGESGSGKSTVVRSIIKLLMAPGRVTEGRVDFYGQPLLDLRERELRKIRGKDIGFVAQNPFSALNPVLRIEKQFENIAKAHDFPRSELRRQALDLLEATGVKDAERVLDGYAHELSGGMAQRVVIAMALFLNPRLVIADEPTTALDLTVQRQVLDTLTRLTVGSGRSMLIVTHDLGVVAKYCDRVLVMYQGRLVEQGPVSRVFVTPEHEYTASLLDSVVRPEEAPPGGTSTITTVGALGAFAGRRS
- a CDS encoding ABC transporter permease; the encoded protein is MRWSRRGRLRLRGNWNIVAVTIAVAVVVGLPLLAMIGPYPVDPLRPDPNAISLPPSPTHWFGTDGNGMDVFSRTIEAAKLDVPISVAATLLALVVGVPIGLFATAGKVGDAVMRVVDAFAALPIIVIAIVAIQLMGGGAWNVILAIAIVGAPRFVRLTRASALALRSSRYVEAAVAIGCSPVRVAFNHIFRNAYGVVLVQATLTAANALGTIAALNFLGVGVSPPTPTWGAMISDGASMLIRGEWWAAAFPTIAMLLVIASFNVIAGAIENRIERVETAR